The following proteins are encoded in a genomic region of Hoeflea sp. IMCC20628:
- a CDS encoding heavy-metal-associated domain-containing protein produces MTYEFDVENMTCGHCRGTVEKAIKAADPAAVATIDLASKKATVQTSLDPAVIRDAIRNAGYPVSYVKL; encoded by the coding sequence ATGACCTATGAGTTCGACGTCGAAAATATGACCTGTGGCCATTGCCGCGGCACGGTTGAAAAAGCGATTAAAGCAGCCGATCCCGCCGCGGTCGCAACGATCGACCTGGCCTCGAAGAAGGCGACAGTCCAAACCAGCCTTGACCCGGCCGTTATCAGGGACGCGATTAGGAATGCCGGATATCCAGTATCCTACGTGAAACTCTAA
- a CDS encoding MauE/DoxX family redox-associated membrane protein, protein MAVLPKASLYRMVMPDHICPYGLKAKSLLARKGYEVEDHWLKTQAETESFRKEHGVETTPQTFINQKRIGGYDDVRRFFGQHVPEDGETSYRPVIAIFLMSLLLAVAVTWISPTPVPAITIVERFVAIAMCLLAVQKLQNVESFSTMFLNYDLLARRYVPYGYVYPFAEATAGLLMLAGALTWFSAPLALVIGGIGAVSVFKAVYIDKRELKCACVGGDSSVPLGFVSLTENLMMVAMGIWMPVRMWLV, encoded by the coding sequence ATGGCGGTTCTACCGAAAGCGTCACTCTATCGAATGGTAATGCCCGACCACATCTGTCCCTATGGCCTCAAGGCAAAGTCGCTGCTGGCACGAAAGGGCTATGAGGTGGAAGACCACTGGCTCAAGACGCAAGCCGAGACGGAATCATTCCGGAAAGAACATGGCGTTGAAACAACGCCGCAGACTTTCATCAATCAAAAGCGGATTGGTGGCTATGACGACGTAAGACGCTTCTTTGGGCAGCACGTTCCTGAAGACGGTGAAACCAGCTATCGTCCGGTCATCGCCATATTCCTGATGTCGCTCCTGCTGGCAGTGGCAGTGACCTGGATTTCTCCCACGCCCGTGCCGGCCATCACCATAGTTGAACGGTTTGTTGCCATTGCAATGTGCCTTCTCGCTGTTCAGAAATTGCAGAATGTGGAGAGTTTCTCCACGATGTTTCTGAACTACGATCTGCTTGCGAGACGCTATGTTCCATATGGATACGTCTACCCCTTTGCCGAAGCTACCGCAGGCCTCCTTATGCTTGCGGGCGCTCTGACGTGGTTTTCAGCCCCGCTCGCACTGGTGATAGGCGGAATTGGTGCTGTCTCCGTGTTCAAAGCGGTCTACATCGACAAACGGGAACTCAAATGTGCTTGTGTCGGTGGCGACAGTAGCGTTCCGCTTGGCTTTGTTTCGCTGACAGAGAACCTGATGATGGTTGCAATGGGGATTTGGATGCCGGTCAGGATGTGGCTGGTGTGA
- a CDS encoding heavy metal translocating P-type ATPase: protein MNAISKVRIPVASSATTDFGIEGMTCASCVNRVEKAIEAVPGVTSATVNLATERATVTFNEAVPMETVVQAIEMAGYEPRIETLQFGIEGMTCASCVSRVEKAINAVPGVRDASVNLATEKATVRAVVGTPTSALEDAVRNAGYDVRRIAAEVTNDSHGDRRDREINRLRMSLVISAVLTFPLFVLEMGSHLSASIHDWIMTNVGMDNNLVIQFVLATLVLFGPGLRFFTKGVPNLLRWTPDMNSLVVLGTSSAWGYSVVATFLPGILPLGTANVYYEAAAVIVTLILLGRYLEARAKGKTSQAIKHLIGLQPKTAHVKRDGNFVEIQISDVILGDIVQIRPGAKIPVDGHVVDGESYVDESMITGEPVPIIKSAGADVVGGTINKSGAFTFEATKIGSDTLLAQIIKMVEAAQGAKLPIQALVDRVTSWFVPAVIAAATLTFAAWLLLGPSPALTFALINSVAVLIIACPCAMGLATPTSIMVGTGRAAELGILFRKGEALQTLRDADVIALDKTGTLTKGKPELTDFVVSEGFDRGEILRLVASLESQSEHPIADAIVAAAKREGVSLADVSEFQAAPGYGVSGQINGRIVIVGADRSMTKAGVDVSAFSRQAAILGDEGKSPFYAAIDGKLAAIIAVSDPVKDTTPQVIAALHALGLKVAMVTGDNARTAHAIAHQVGIDEVVAEVLPNGKVDAVKRLREGGRKVAFVGDGINDAPALSEADIGIAVGTGTDIAIESADVVLMSGDLTGVVTAISISKATIRNIRQNLFWAFAYNISLVPVAAGILYPINGTLLSPILAAGAMGLSSVFVLTNALRLRRFKTS from the coding sequence ATGAATGCGATATCGAAAGTCAGGATACCCGTAGCGTCCTCCGCTACCACCGATTTCGGAATCGAAGGCATGACCTGCGCGTCTTGCGTCAATCGCGTTGAGAAGGCCATAGAAGCCGTTCCAGGCGTGACTTCTGCAACGGTAAACCTGGCGACCGAACGTGCCACCGTCACGTTCAATGAAGCGGTGCCGATGGAGACTGTGGTTCAGGCAATTGAGATGGCAGGCTACGAGCCCAGGATCGAGACACTTCAATTCGGCATTGAAGGCATGACTTGCGCTTCCTGCGTCAGTCGCGTGGAGAAAGCGATCAACGCCGTCCCGGGCGTCAGGGATGCGTCAGTCAACCTTGCAACAGAAAAGGCAACGGTTCGCGCAGTTGTGGGGACACCCACATCAGCATTGGAGGACGCCGTTCGCAACGCCGGCTATGATGTCCGGAGGATTGCTGCTGAGGTCACCAATGACAGTCACGGGGACCGGCGCGACCGAGAGATCAACCGTCTGAGAATGTCGCTGGTCATTTCCGCAGTGCTTACATTTCCGCTCTTTGTTCTTGAAATGGGATCGCATCTCAGCGCGTCCATCCATGATTGGATAATGACCAATGTCGGCATGGACAACAATCTTGTCATCCAGTTCGTTCTGGCCACGCTCGTCCTGTTCGGGCCAGGCCTACGCTTTTTTACAAAGGGCGTTCCGAATCTTTTGAGATGGACCCCAGACATGAATTCGTTGGTAGTGCTCGGCACTTCATCCGCCTGGGGCTATTCGGTTGTCGCCACGTTCCTTCCGGGCATTCTGCCTTTAGGAACGGCGAACGTCTACTACGAGGCGGCAGCCGTCATTGTTACTCTTATTCTGCTCGGTCGCTATCTCGAAGCCCGTGCGAAGGGCAAGACTTCCCAGGCTATCAAGCATCTGATTGGTCTTCAGCCAAAGACCGCGCACGTGAAGCGTGATGGAAATTTCGTCGAAATTCAGATCAGCGATGTGATTTTGGGTGATATCGTTCAAATACGTCCGGGCGCGAAAATTCCCGTGGACGGTCACGTGGTTGATGGCGAATCCTACGTTGACGAGTCCATGATTACGGGCGAGCCGGTTCCGATAATAAAGTCCGCCGGCGCGGATGTGGTCGGCGGCACGATCAACAAATCCGGAGCCTTCACTTTCGAAGCGACGAAAATTGGTTCAGACACACTGCTTGCCCAGATCATTAAGATGGTCGAGGCGGCACAGGGAGCCAAGCTTCCGATCCAAGCATTGGTCGATCGGGTAACGAGCTGGTTTGTCCCGGCCGTGATCGCTGCGGCAACTCTAACCTTCGCGGCATGGCTGCTCCTTGGCCCGTCGCCTGCCCTCACCTTCGCATTGATCAACTCCGTCGCAGTGCTGATTATCGCCTGCCCCTGCGCTATGGGTCTCGCCACGCCGACATCAATCATGGTCGGTACGGGTCGCGCCGCCGAATTGGGTATCCTGTTTCGGAAAGGCGAAGCGCTCCAGACATTGCGCGATGCGGATGTGATCGCACTGGACAAGACGGGGACGCTCACCAAGGGCAAGCCGGAGCTGACAGACTTCGTCGTTAGCGAAGGATTTGACAGAGGCGAAATCCTCCGCCTCGTCGCAAGCCTCGAGTCACAATCCGAGCATCCCATCGCAGACGCCATCGTCGCAGCGGCAAAGCGAGAAGGGGTCTCTCTCGCCGACGTCTCGGAGTTCCAGGCTGCACCGGGCTATGGGGTGAGCGGCCAGATCAACGGTCGGATCGTGATCGTGGGCGCGGATCGATCTATGACGAAAGCCGGCGTGGACGTTTCGGCGTTCAGTAGGCAAGCGGCGATATTGGGCGACGAAGGTAAGTCACCGTTCTACGCGGCAATCGACGGGAAGCTTGCTGCAATCATCGCAGTCTCTGACCCCGTCAAAGACACGACGCCGCAAGTCATAGCCGCACTCCACGCTCTCGGGCTCAAAGTGGCTATGGTTACAGGTGACAATGCCCGAACCGCCCATGCCATTGCACACCAAGTCGGTATTGATGAAGTGGTCGCTGAAGTACTCCCCAACGGGAAGGTCGATGCCGTCAAAAGGCTCAGAGAGGGTGGACGGAAAGTCGCCTTCGTGGGGGATGGCATCAATGATGCACCCGCTCTTTCAGAAGCAGACATCGGAATTGCGGTTGGCACTGGAACCGATATCGCGATCGAAAGTGCCGACGTCGTACTGATGTCAGGCGATCTTACGGGCGTGGTTACGGCGATTTCGATTAGCAAAGCCACCATCCGGAACATTCGGCAAAACCTGTTCTGGGCCTTCGCCTATAATATAAGTCTCGTGCCAGTTGCGGCCGGCATTCTGTATCCGATCAACGGTACGCTATTGTCGCCCATTCTTGCCGCCGGGGCGATGGGCCTTTCGAGCGTTTTTGTGCTGACAAACGCTCTGCGACTGCGTCGGTTCAAGACAAGCTGA
- a CDS encoding cytochrome c produces the protein MNFKACAVLVAAITLVGIAALTTNVVLANEKTMIARQSDMKSMAEAAKLIDGMFKGNTSYDSELFKAAAETIYKRSGSALMAHFEGNPVIIGSQASSTIMSERKEFNSLANDLGVYANSLSSAAERHPDALTQDMRMKAGDVIGLGPFGKKTDPAEAVLSMPAEHAFHMLLQTCTSCHAKYRLKTD, from the coding sequence ATGAACTTCAAGGCATGCGCAGTTTTGGTGGCCGCAATCACTTTGGTGGGTATTGCTGCGCTCACTACGAACGTTGTGCTTGCGAATGAAAAGACAATGATCGCTCGACAATCGGACATGAAATCCATGGCCGAGGCAGCAAAGCTGATTGATGGTATGTTCAAGGGCAACACTTCCTACGATTCTGAGTTGTTCAAGGCAGCTGCGGAGACGATATATAAGAGGTCCGGCAGTGCCTTGATGGCTCACTTCGAAGGCAATCCCGTCATTATCGGCTCACAGGCCAGTTCGACCATCATGTCCGAGCGCAAAGAGTTCAATTCCCTGGCAAATGACCTTGGCGTGTATGCCAATTCGCTCTCCTCTGCCGCTGAACGCCATCCAGATGCATTGACCCAGGATATGCGCATGAAAGCGGGCGACGTCATTGGTCTCGGACCATTCGGGAAGAAAACCGACCCCGCAGAAGCGGTTTTGTCGATGCCCGCCGAACACGCCTTTCACATGCTGCTCCAGACCTGCACATCCTGCCACGCCAAATACCGCCTGAAGACAGATTGA
- the cueR gene encoding Cu(I)-responsive transcriptional regulator — translation MKIGEISKASGVSSKMIRYYEQIGLIAPARRAESSYRVYSDSDIHTLRFIRGARDLGFSVDQMKILLALWKDRSRASSDVKALALSHIAELERKAAAIKTMTKTLKHLANNCHGDGRPECPIIDGIAEPMREDGPTALSKFGLSHPV, via the coding sequence ATGAAAATCGGCGAAATTTCCAAGGCGTCCGGTGTCTCGAGCAAAATGATCCGCTACTATGAACAGATTGGCCTGATTGCGCCCGCGCGCCGTGCAGAGTCCAGTTATCGCGTATATTCAGACAGCGACATCCATACGCTGCGTTTCATTCGTGGGGCTAGAGACCTCGGTTTTTCCGTGGACCAGATGAAGATCCTGCTGGCCCTCTGGAAGGACCGTTCCAGGGCAAGTTCAGATGTGAAAGCGCTCGCTCTCAGCCACATTGCCGAACTTGAGCGGAAGGCCGCAGCCATAAAGACCATGACCAAGACGCTAAAGCACCTGGCCAATAACTGCCATGGCGATGGCAGGCCAGAGTGTCCCATCATTGACGGCATCGCTGAACCCATGCGGGAAGATGGCCCAACAGCACTATCAAAATTTGGTCTCAGCCATCCGGTCTAG
- a CDS encoding copper-translocating P-type ATPase: MMKDEQVDDQVPASFSGTVYTCSMHLEVRRTEPGDCPKCHMRLIHEGANNSYDDGHEGHEHGSSHSHGGREAVKNRNDDRQYDKVPPDYSGPVYTCPMHSQVRQTKSGSCPICGMGLELESSAMEGDGPNPELVDFTRRFWVAVVLSIPLLVLTMGPYVGLAGVREILGERATLWIELTLGTPVVLWSGWPFLVRGWTSFRTLKLNMFSLISMGVMAAWLFSIVAVLVPGIFPDGFRNSEGHVGVYFEAAAVIVTLVLLGQLMELRAREGTGRAIRALLDMAAKTAHVIRENGREEEIPLEEVQVGDQLRVRPGDKVPVDGIVLDGRSSIDESMISGEPVPIEKVADDPVTGATINGTGSLIIEATRVGADTMLSQIVEMVANAQRSRAPIQKYADKVSGYFVPVVISVAVLAFAAWALLGPSPAFSYALIAAVAVLIIACPCALGLATPMSIMTATGRGAQAGVLIKNAEALERFEKVDILIVDKTGTLTEGKPRLVAVLPEGGHDEAEVLQLAASLERGSEHPLAEAIVRGAEERHIEMTAATEFEAVTGMGVKGVVNGRQIALGNLRLMTEMGLAAPSLMDKANARRDQGETVMFVVLDGTIVGLVCVADPVKETTPAALKALHKLGFHIIMATGDNERTAKAVAGRLGIDEIRADVLPEDKARIIRELQDMGRKVAMAGDGVNDAPALAQADVGIAMGTGADVAIESAGFTLVSGNLDGIVRARRLSQATMRNIRQNLFFALVYNTLGVPVAAGLLYPWFGILISPMFAAFAMSASSISVVMNSLRLRSLRF; the protein is encoded by the coding sequence ATGATGAAAGATGAACAAGTCGACGATCAGGTTCCTGCCAGTTTTTCCGGCACGGTTTACACCTGCTCGATGCACCTCGAAGTCAGGCGCACAGAACCCGGGGACTGTCCAAAATGCCATATGCGTCTGATACATGAGGGCGCAAACAACAGTTACGACGATGGCCATGAAGGACACGAACACGGGAGTAGCCACAGCCACGGCGGGCGCGAAGCTGTGAAGAATAGGAACGATGATCGCCAGTATGACAAGGTGCCACCTGATTACTCTGGCCCGGTCTACACTTGTCCGATGCATTCACAAGTTCGTCAGACCAAATCGGGATCATGTCCGATCTGCGGGATGGGACTCGAGCTTGAGTCGTCAGCGATGGAAGGTGACGGACCAAATCCGGAGTTGGTGGACTTCACCCGCCGCTTTTGGGTCGCGGTCGTTCTGAGTATCCCGCTCCTTGTCTTGACGATGGGACCATATGTCGGTCTTGCCGGCGTGCGAGAAATCCTGGGAGAACGCGCGACACTCTGGATCGAATTGACCCTTGGCACGCCTGTCGTTCTCTGGTCTGGCTGGCCATTTCTTGTTCGCGGATGGACATCATTCCGAACTTTGAAGCTCAACATGTTCAGCCTGATCAGCATGGGCGTGATGGCAGCCTGGCTGTTCAGTATTGTCGCCGTTCTGGTGCCCGGTATTTTTCCGGATGGCTTCCGTAACAGTGAGGGACATGTCGGAGTCTATTTCGAAGCCGCCGCTGTGATTGTCACCCTGGTCCTTCTTGGCCAGTTGATGGAACTTCGAGCTCGCGAAGGTACAGGCCGAGCGATCCGCGCTTTGCTGGACATGGCGGCGAAGACGGCCCACGTGATCCGGGAAAACGGGCGCGAGGAAGAAATCCCGCTCGAAGAAGTACAAGTCGGCGATCAACTGCGCGTCCGCCCGGGTGACAAGGTCCCTGTTGATGGCATCGTCCTTGATGGCCGCTCCTCGATTGACGAGAGCATGATTTCGGGAGAACCCGTCCCGATTGAAAAGGTTGCAGACGATCCGGTGACTGGAGCAACAATCAATGGCACTGGAAGTCTGATAATAGAGGCCACACGGGTTGGCGCTGACACGATGCTTTCCCAGATCGTAGAGATGGTGGCAAACGCCCAACGCTCACGCGCACCTATCCAAAAATACGCCGACAAGGTTTCGGGCTACTTTGTTCCTGTCGTTATTAGCGTTGCGGTGCTGGCCTTCGCCGCCTGGGCGCTTTTGGGACCTAGCCCTGCGTTCTCTTATGCACTCATCGCCGCCGTCGCAGTGCTCATCATAGCCTGCCCCTGTGCGCTCGGTCTCGCGACCCCGATGTCAATCATGACCGCGACAGGCCGTGGGGCTCAGGCTGGAGTTTTGATCAAGAATGCGGAGGCACTGGAGCGATTCGAGAAAGTCGATATCCTGATCGTGGACAAGACCGGAACTTTGACTGAAGGCAAGCCGCGTCTGGTCGCTGTATTGCCTGAAGGTGGCCATGACGAAGCCGAGGTCTTGCAGCTAGCCGCCTCTTTGGAACGGGGATCGGAACATCCGCTCGCTGAGGCGATAGTAAGAGGCGCAGAGGAACGGCACATCGAAATGACCGCCGCCACCGAATTCGAAGCCGTCACAGGGATGGGTGTGAAAGGCGTTGTTAATGGCCGCCAGATCGCGTTGGGAAATTTGAGATTGATGACCGAGATGGGGCTGGCGGCTCCGTCACTTATGGATAAGGCAAACGCTCGTCGCGACCAAGGCGAGACAGTGATGTTCGTTGTGCTCGATGGCACCATTGTCGGTCTGGTCTGCGTCGCCGATCCCGTAAAGGAAACCACGCCAGCAGCACTCAAAGCTCTGCACAAGCTCGGATTTCACATCATCATGGCCACAGGCGACAACGAACGGACAGCCAAGGCCGTAGCGGGACGACTGGGTATCGACGAAATTCGAGCCGATGTGCTGCCTGAGGACAAAGCACGGATCATTCGCGAACTTCAGGATATGGGCCGAAAGGTTGCCATGGCCGGCGACGGCGTAAATGACGCGCCAGCACTTGCGCAAGCCGATGTGGGCATTGCCATGGGAACTGGAGCGGACGTCGCCATCGAGAGTGCAGGCTTCACACTGGTTAGCGGCAACTTGGACGGAATTGTGCGTGCTCGGCGGCTCAGTCAGGCTACTATGCGTAATATCCGCCAGAACCTGTTTTTTGCCCTGGTCTACAATACCCTCGGTGTGCCGGTTGCGGCGGGATTGCTCTATCCGTGGTTTGGCATCTTGATTAGCCCGATGTTTGCCGCCTTTGCCATGAGTGCCTCTTCGATCTCGGTCGTAATGAATTCACTTCGTCTGCGAAGCCTCAGATTCTGA
- a CDS encoding endonuclease/exonuclease/phosphatase family protein — MTTPHDLSVASYNIHKGFGTDRRRDLARTVAVIAEIGADILALQEADTRFGTRTGLLDLDHIRSDLGLIAVPLDDAGGAHGWHGNLLMVRNAMVEEVHQLVLPGIEPRGALVTDLKIAGQPLRIVNAHLGLLPGSRAAQARALIDKISQLDGRPTLLVGDLNEWRGSGAPLQTLGQYFQIAEARPSFPSRYPLLALDRMMLSPHGELLDVAAHDSPLSRRASDHLPIKARLRLDGTLPAMLT, encoded by the coding sequence ATGACAACGCCGCACGACCTGTCTGTGGCGTCTTACAATATCCACAAGGGCTTCGGCACTGACCGGCGGCGTGATCTGGCGCGGACGGTGGCAGTGATCGCCGAAATCGGCGCCGATATTCTGGCGCTACAGGAGGCGGACACCCGGTTTGGCACGCGCACAGGACTGCTCGATCTGGACCACATCCGCAGCGATCTAGGGCTAATTGCCGTGCCGCTGGACGACGCGGGCGGGGCACATGGTTGGCATGGCAACCTGTTGATGGTGCGCAATGCAATGGTGGAAGAGGTTCATCAGCTTGTCTTGCCGGGAATCGAGCCGCGTGGAGCGCTGGTGACCGATCTGAAGATCGCGGGGCAGCCTTTGCGCATCGTAAATGCTCATCTGGGGCTATTGCCCGGCTCGCGGGCCGCACAAGCGCGCGCGCTTATCGACAAGATCAGCCAGCTTGACGGCCGGCCGACCCTACTGGTTGGTGATCTGAACGAATGGCGGGGCAGCGGGGCACCGCTGCAAACGCTGGGCCAGTATTTCCAGATTGCCGAAGCCCGACCCAGCTTTCCGTCGCGCTATCCGTTGCTGGCGCTGGACCGGATGATGCTGTCGCCTCATGGCGAACTGCTGGATGTGGCAGCACATGACAGCCCGCTGTCACGCCGCGCCTCGGACCATCTGCCGATCAAAGCACGACTCCGGCTTGACGGCACTCTCCCGGCAATGCTGACATGA
- a CDS encoding DUF305 domain-containing protein — protein MSYTRFLLMIVVSTIVMFGLMYLNTYAWDHIFFSETRSFAALYMGASMAIIMLAFMLGMYTNKRLNIAIFLGSVLIFATSLFLLRSQTTVGDVSYMKAMIPHHSIAILTSERAKIVDPRVRKLADDIIEAQVREIGEMKALIIDLQGGAKATPEIDGK, from the coding sequence ATGTCCTACACTCGCTTCTTGCTGATGATCGTGGTGTCGACGATCGTCATGTTTGGTTTGATGTATCTGAACACATACGCATGGGATCATATCTTTTTTAGCGAAACGCGCAGTTTTGCAGCTTTGTATATGGGCGCCAGCATGGCGATCATCATGCTGGCATTCATGCTCGGCATGTACACCAACAAGAGGCTGAACATCGCGATCTTCTTGGGCAGCGTGTTGATCTTTGCCACATCGCTGTTTCTGCTGCGAAGCCAGACCACAGTTGGCGACGTCTCCTACATGAAGGCAATGATTCCGCATCACTCAATAGCAATCCTCACGTCGGAACGTGCGAAGATCGTTGATCCCCGGGTTCGGAAGCTGGCCGACGACATCATTGAGGCCCAGGTACGCGAAATTGGAGAAATGAAGGCTCTGATCATCGATCTTCAAGGCGGTGCGAAGGCGACGCCGGAAATTGACGGCAAATAG
- a CDS encoding phospholipase D family protein: MIHHGVFLVVWIIGIAVLLAFASWLTHRSYLRFLRKVQGPVSTALPVAGPHTPLDTLLEPLETQNSGQSGLLLLLENADAFAARALSAAKAGRSLDLMYYIWSTDQAGWLLIDALVAAADRGVRIRLLLDDVNVQGFDPAFLALSQHKMIEVRLFNPTLHHGHGLRRMLEMALGLTRFNRRMHGKLWIADGRLAIIGGRNIGNTYFGADEGNRMYVDADIMLVGGNVAEVSTVFDSFWNLGLSLPIAAIWPAFKVNKPRFCKRLARHVRSVPSRRFLAQTMQGRAADSFLTERLRWTAKVQLLADPPNKAYGEHSTPWMSTAVAGILAAAKTEVRLMTPYFVPGEAGIAGLTGLIARGVRVSLLTNALSSTDLILVHGAYRHYRDPLLAAGGHIHEYAKPALPGHKRNALHSKVFLMDGRKAIVGSLNFDLRSAFTNTELGLVFEEPALLAELTALCDSLCAPDQSYCVTLEGQALRWEVARPGLPQDMTVEPEAGWHRRALSWTVGQLPIQGLL, translated from the coding sequence ATGATCCACCATGGCGTTTTTCTCGTGGTGTGGATCATCGGCATCGCGGTGTTGCTCGCCTTTGCTTCGTGGCTGACGCATCGCTCTTACCTCCGCTTTCTACGAAAGGTGCAGGGGCCTGTGTCAACCGCGCTGCCCGTCGCGGGACCGCACACGCCGCTTGATACGCTGCTGGAACCGCTGGAGACCCAGAATTCCGGGCAAAGCGGGCTGCTGCTGCTGCTTGAGAATGCCGATGCCTTTGCCGCGCGTGCGCTGTCGGCTGCCAAGGCGGGCCGCAGTCTGGATCTGATGTATTACATCTGGAGCACCGATCAGGCCGGCTGGCTGCTGATCGACGCGCTGGTCGCTGCCGCAGACCGGGGCGTGCGTATCCGCCTGTTGCTGGATGATGTGAACGTGCAGGGATTCGATCCGGCTTTTCTGGCTCTAAGCCAGCACAAGATGATCGAGGTGCGCCTGTTCAACCCGACGCTGCATCACGGACATGGCTTGCGCCGAATGCTGGAAATGGCATTGGGACTGACCCGGTTCAACCGGCGCATGCACGGCAAGTTGTGGATCGCGGATGGGCGACTGGCGATCATCGGCGGTCGCAATATCGGCAATACCTATTTTGGTGCGGACGAGGGCAACCGTATGTATGTTGATGCCGACATCATGCTGGTCGGCGGTAACGTGGCCGAGGTTTCAACCGTATTCGACAGTTTCTGGAACCTTGGCCTGTCCTTGCCGATTGCCGCCATCTGGCCAGCCTTCAAGGTCAACAAACCTCGGTTTTGCAAACGTCTGGCGCGGCACGTCAGGTCCGTCCCGTCACGCCGGTTTCTGGCGCAGACAATGCAGGGGCGGGCAGCCGACAGTTTCCTGACGGAACGCCTGCGCTGGACCGCCAAAGTGCAGCTTCTGGCCGACCCACCGAATAAGGCCTATGGCGAGCATTCCACACCCTGGATGTCGACGGCCGTTGCGGGCATTCTGGCCGCGGCAAAAACAGAAGTGCGGCTGATGACGCCCTATTTCGTGCCGGGCGAGGCTGGCATCGCGGGGTTGACCGGGCTTATCGCGCGGGGTGTCCGGGTGTCGCTGCTCACCAACGCCCTGTCATCGACCGATCTGATACTGGTGCATGGCGCCTATCGCCATTATCGAGATCCGTTGCTTGCCGCAGGAGGCCACATCCACGAATATGCGAAACCCGCATTGCCCGGTCATAAACGCAACGCGCTGCATTCCAAGGTATTCCTGATGGACGGGCGGAAGGCGATTGTCGGTTCGTTGAACTTCGATCTGCGCTCGGCGTTTACCAACACTGAACTTGGGCTTGTGTTCGAGGAACCGGCATTGTTGGCAGAACTGACAGCCCTGTGCGACAGCCTCTGCGCGCCAGATCAGTCCTACTGTGTCACGCTTGAAGGGCAGGCCCTCCGCTGGGAAGTGGCGCGCCCCGGCCTGCCGCAAGATATGACTGTCGAGCCAGAGGCAGGATGGCACAGACGGGCGCTATCATGGACTGTAGGTCAATTGCCGATTCAGGGCTTGCTGTGA